The Pan paniscus chromosome 22, NHGRI_mPanPan1-v2.0_pri, whole genome shotgun sequence genome has a segment encoding these proteins:
- the EPCIP gene encoding polycystin-1-interacting protein 1, with protein MAPPPRHCLLLISALGVFALNCFTKGQKNSTLIFTRENTIRNCSCSADIRDCDYSLANLMCNCKTVLPLAVERTSYNGHLTIWFTDTSVLGHLLNFTLVQDLKLSLCSTNTLPTEYLAICGLKRLRINMEAKHPFPEQSLLIHSGGDSDSREKPMWLHKGWQPCMYISFLDMALFNRDSALKSYSIENVTSIANNFPDFSYFRTFPMPSNKSYVVTFIY; from the coding sequence ATGGCACCACCTCCCAGGCACTGTCTTCTTCTGATCAGCGCTCTGGGTGTCTTTGCACTTAACTGCTTCACCAAAGGTCAGAAGAACAGCACGCTCATCTTCACAAGGGAAAACACCATTCGGAACTGCAGCTGTTCTGCGGACATCCGGGATTGTGACTACAGTTTGGCCAACCTGATGTGCAACTGTAAAACCGTCCTGCCCCTTGCGGTAGAGCGAACCAGCTACAATGGCCATCTGACCATCTGGTTCACGGACACATCTGTGCTGGGCCACCTGCTGAACTTCACGCTGGTCCAAGACCTGAAGCTTTCCCTGTGCAGCACCAACACTCTCCCCACTGAATACCTGGCTATTTGTGGTCTGAAGAGGCTGCGCATCAACATGGAGGCCAAGCATCCCTTCCCAGAGCAGAGCTTACTCATCCATAGCGGTGGGGACAGTGACTCCAGAGAGAAGCCCATGTGGTTACACAAAGGCTGGCAGCCATGTATGTATATCTCATTCTTAGATATGGCTCTTTTCAACAGGGACTCAGCCTTAAAATCATATAGTATTGAAAACGTTACCAGCATTGCCAACAACTTTCCTGACTTTTCTTACTTTAGAACCTTCCCAATGCCAAGCAACAAAAGCTATGTTGTCACAT